A genome region from Chelonia mydas isolate rCheMyd1 chromosome 12, rCheMyd1.pri.v2, whole genome shotgun sequence includes the following:
- the IRX6 gene encoding iroquois-class homeodomain protein IRX-6 has protein sequence MSFSQFGYPYSTTSQFFVSASPSTTCCETASRSVSDVCSGSAHAATICCPSYENRLLTSTRTELNAALGMCSSPYSAAAASQGYANYLPYSTDPSSLYTTLNPQYEIKDGTSGLHSGIGQPAAFYPYDHSLGQYQYDRYGTVDFSGSARRKNATRETTSTLKTWLYEHRKNPYPTKGEKIMLAIITKMTLTQVSTWFANARRRLKKENKMTWSPKNKAGEERKDENKREEEEYGTENEGKAGQKSFKEEKELSLRVLDDLDEDEQDKIDNDRKTAPKVSTALAEPEKRDCTSVTPPSHFHTLPCNKTMPVAGGDFLETVGQKAAKAVGTISQGQQFETPDKPRIWSLAHTAGAHVVIAPPHTEPRTVSPGCLLGRGRRSGSGRCPEASPLASLRAQPIADSALEELPQATKICRNSTFNLQSIQLSCAPYPVLGETCQYSSGAEGFGRNVKPSQGAIDLSEGCVVQHKDKLRTAFRPVLKR, from the exons ATGTCCTTCTCTCAGTTTGGATATCCCTACAGCACCACTTCGCAG TTTTTTGTGTCTGCCAGCCCCAGTACGACTTGTTGTGAAACTGCCTCCAGATCCGTGTCGGATGTTTGCTCTGGGTCTGCCCACGCGGCTACGATTTGCTGCCCCTCGTACGAAAACAGGCTGCTGACCAGCACCCGGACGGAGCTCAATGCAGCTCTGGGGATGTGCAGCTCTCCCTATTCAGCAGCCGCAGCGAGCCAGGGTTATGCCAACTACCTTCCTTACAGCACAGACCCATCCAGTCTTTACACCACGCTG AACCCTCAGTATGAAATTAAGGACGGCACGAGCGGTTTGCACTCGGGAATCGGACAGCCTGCTGCCTTCTACCCCTACGATCATTCCTTGGGGCAGTACCAGTACGACAG GTATGGGACAGTGGATTTCAGTGGCTCAGCCAGGCGCAAAAATGCAACTCGAGAGACAACCAGCACCCTTAAGACCTGGCTGTACGAACACAGGAAAAACCCTTATCCCACCAAAGGCGAGAAAATCATGCTGGCCATCATCACCAAAATGACCCTCACTCAAGTGTCCACTTGGTTTGCTAACGCCCGACGGAGGctcaagaaggaaaacaaaatgacCTGGTCTCCCAAGAACAaagcaggggaagagagaaaagatgaaaacaaaagggaggaagaggagtatGGCACCGAAAATGAAGGCAAAG CAGGTCAGAAAAGCTTCAAGGAAGAAAAGGAATTGAGCCTGAGAGTCCTGGACGATTTAGACGAGGACGAACAAGACAAGATAGACAACGACCGAAAGACTGCCCCGAAAGTCAGCACGGCTTTGGCGGAGCCTGAGAAAAGGGACTGCACCAGCGTGACCCCACCTAGCCATTTTCACACTCTCCCCTGTAACAAAACCATGCCGGTGGCAGGAGGAGACTTCTTAGAGACCGTGGGGCAAAAGGCAGCCAAGGCGGTGGGCACCATTAGTCAAGGGCAGCAATTCGAAACCCCAGACAAGCCCAGAATCTGGTCGTTAGCTCACACAGCCGGGGCCCATGTTGTGATTGCCCCCCCGCACACCGAGCCAAGGACCGTGAGCCCTGGCTGtttgctgggcagggggaggcgcTCTGGGTCGGGACGCTGCCCTGAGGCCAGCCCCCTGgccagtctcagagcccagcccaTTGCGGACAGTGCGCTCGAAGAACTACCCCAGGCCACCAAGATTTGTAGAAACTCCACTTTCAACCTGCAGTCTATCCAACTAAGCTGTGCTCCCTATCCCGTCCTGGGGGAGACGTGCCAGTATTCTTCAGGAGCTGAAG GGTTTGGGAGAAATGTGAAACCCAGCCAAGGAGCCATAGATCTCAGTGAAGGTTGTGTAGTGCAGCATAAAGATAAACTGAGAACAGCTTTTAGGCCAGTGCTGAAGAGGTGA